In the Erythrolamprus reginae isolate rEryReg1 unplaced genomic scaffold, rEryReg1.hap1 H_18, whole genome shotgun sequence genome, one interval contains:
- the LOC139155395 gene encoding olfactory receptor 14I1-like → MENNTSIFFLLQFSKIWELQMIYITLLLILYLMTITGNLVIIFAVAFDYHLHTPMYFFLMNLAMQDIGSVSVIIPKAVFNSVTNTRHISYSGCVTQVLLFVFFLGSDIALLTVMAYDRYVAICNPLQYEMIMNRKACTKMICSVWIATFLNATLHTTETFTIPFCSNIVNQFYCEIPHLLKIACSGLYVTEIGVVAFSAVLSTGCFAFVIVTYVEIFSAVLKIPSVQGRKKALSTCVPHLSVFSMFLFTVSFAYLRPTSNRPSNLDFIITLIYSIFPPMLNPLIYSMRNKDIRVTISKLYYSACAATRYTFNTDTCNQT, encoded by the coding sequence ATGGAAAATAATAcatccatcttttttcttttgcaattttCAAAGATTTGGGAGCTACAGATGATATACATAACTTTATtacttatattatatttaatGACGATAACAGGGAATCTTGTCATCATTTTTGCTGTTGCTTTTGACTACCATCTTCATACTCCCATGTACTTCTTTCTAATGAATTTAGCCATGCAAGATATTGGTTCTGTTTCAGTCATCATCCCCAAAgctgtttttaattctgttacAAATACAAGGCATATTTCTTACTCAGGATGTGTTACTCAAGTGCTCTTGTTTGTCTTCTTCCTTGGATCTGATATTGCTTTGCTCACTGTCATGGCGTATGATAGATATGTTGCCATTTGCAACCCTTTACAATATGAAATGATAATGAACAGGAAGGCCTGCACCAAAATGATCTGCAGTGTGTGGATTGCCACTTTCCTTAATGCTACATTGCACACTACTGAAACGTTTACTATTCCTTTCTGCTCTAATATCGTCAATCAATTTTACTGTGAAATTCCTCATTTACTTAAGATTGCCTGCTCTGGATTATATGTAACTGAAATTGGAGTTGTAGCATTTAGTGCTGTATTATCAACTGGTTGTTTTGCTTTTGTAATAGTTACTTATGTAGAAATATTTTCTGCTGTTCTGAAAATTCCTTCTGttcaaggaaggaaaaaggcaTTATCTACTTGTGTACCACACCTTAGTGTATTCTCTATGTTTTTGTTTACTGTTTCTTTTGCTTATCTAAGACCCACTTCTAACAGACCATCAAATCTTGATTTCATAATTACATtaatttattccatatttccacCCATGCTGAATCCATTAATTTATAGTATGAGAAACAAGGACATCAGAGTTACTATTTCAAAACT